The Mauremys reevesii isolate NIE-2019 linkage group 13, ASM1616193v1, whole genome shotgun sequence genome contains a region encoding:
- the LOC120380620 gene encoding olfactory receptor 4N5-like, translating into MEHGNLTWVTEFMLLGLSEAYRVQLFLFFLFLLFYIVILPGNVLIILTIRSDPCLGSPMYFLLANLAFLDICFCSVTPPKMLADFFSHRKTISYGGCMAQLFFTHFLGAAEIFLLIIMAYDRYVAICKPLHYASIVSRGVCCALVGAAWVGGFMHSIVQVALTIRLPFCGPNKLDNFFCDVPQVIKLACTDTYVVEMLIFSNSGLVTLVCFVLLLISYTVLLVKLRIQSLCGKNKAASTCVTHIIVVFIMFVPALYIYARPFRSFPLDKVVSLFHTVVFPLLNPMIYTLRNKEIINAMKRLMIRYSHWGGK; encoded by the coding sequence ATGGAGCATGGCAACCTCACATGGGTGACGGAATTCATGCTGCTGGGGCTATCCGAGGCCTACAGGGTCCagctcttcctcttcttcctcttcctgcttTTCTACATAGTCATCCTCCCAGGCAACGTCCTTATCATCCTCACCATCCGGAGTGACCCCTGCCTGGGCTCCCCCATGTACTTCCTTCTGGCCAACCTGGCCTTCCTGGACATTTGCTTCTGCTCTGTTACTCCCCCAAAGATGCTGGCTGACTTCTTCTCCCACCGCAAGACCATCTCCTACGGGGGCTGCATGGCCCAGCTCTTCTTCACCCACTTCCTGGGAGCAGCTGAGATCTTCCTGCTCATTATTATGGCCTATGATCGTTATGTGGCCATCTGTAAACCTTTGCACTATGCCAGCATTGTGAGCAGGGGGGTCTGCTGTGCCCTGGTTGGGGCTGCCTGGGTGGGAGGCTTCATGCACTCCATAGTCCAGGTGGCTTTGACCATCAGGTTGCCCTTCTGCGGCCCCAACAAGCTGGACAACTTCTTCTGTGATGTGCCTCAGGTGATCAAGCTGGCCTGCACTGACACCTACGTGGTGGAGATGCTGATATTCTCCAACAGCGGCTTGGTCACCTTGGTGTGCTttgtcctcctcctcatctcctacACCGTCCTGCTGGTCAAGCTCAGGATTCAGTCCCTCTGCGGGAAGAACAAAGCAGCCTCCACCTGTGTCACTCACATCATCGTGGTCTTCATCATGTTCGTCCCCGCCCTCTACATCTATGCCCGCCCCTTCCGCAGCTTCCCCCTGGACAAGGTGGTGTCCCTGTTCCACACCGTGGTCTTCCCACTACTGAACCCCATGATCTACACACTCAGGAACAAGGAGATCATCAATGCCATGAAGAGACTGATGA